Part of the Bacteroidota bacterium genome, AATCAACCCTTTATCTTTAATTACAAAGCCTATAAATAAGGTAATAATATTATGACCAATTAGAACTAATGGGCTTAATAATAGAAGAGTAATATCATCAAAACCTTTGCTAGTTGCAAGTAAAAGAACACTTAAAAAAATTAAGTAAATATCAAATGTTTAACAAATTTAGGTCTTGGTTTCATCTAGGCAAATATAGCCTTTAATATCATTCCATTCAGGTTCTTCAGCTACTTCAAAAAAAACCATGACGCTTAAATGACAATATTTAAATCATATCCATTACATTTGCCAAATCTTTAATTTAAATTAACCAAAAACTAAAATCATGAAAAAAATTATTCTTAGAATTGTTGCAGTATTAGGCGTTATAATCATTGGATTGGTCGTCTTTATTTTTGCATCGTGGGACAAAAAATTTGATGCCCCATTTCCTGATATTAAAGCCAGTAAAGACTCTGCAGTAATTGCACGAGGTCGCTATTTAGCTTTTGGTCCTGCCCATTGTGGAACCTGCCATGTGCCCATGGAAAAATATAAGGATGTAGAAAATGGCGAACAAATACCATTGAGCGGCGGCTGGGAGTTGTCTATTCCCCCGGGAACTTTTAGAGCACCTAATCTCACACCCGATATGGAAACTGGGATAGGCAAATTTAGTGATGGCGAGATTGCCCGTGCTTTGCGTCACTCGGTTAAACATGATGGTAGTATTATGTTTCCATTTATGCCTTTTCAAGATATAAGCGATGATGACCTCACCGCAATAGTTTCGTTTTTGAAATCGCAGCCCGCTGTGAAAAATGAATTGAAAAAAAGTGAACTTACGTTTTTAGGGAAAGCAATAATGGCTTTTGGAGGAATAACACCCACGCCCCCAATGGGTACACCACCTAAATCGGTAGTAATAGATACGAGCAAAGAATACGGTTCATACCTAGCCAACAGTGTGGCTAACTGCGTAGGATGCCATACTGAGCGAGATTTAAAGACAGGTAAATTTACAGGCCGTCCATTTGCGGGTGGTTTGCGTTTACCTCCAGATCCATACTCTGAAGGTTATTCATTTATGACCCCAAATATTACACCTGATAAAGAAACGAGTATTATGGCAGCTTGGGACGAACAGGGTTTTGTTGATAGGTTCAAAACGGGAGGACGCATTCGCAAAGGATCGCCCATGCCTTGGGGTGCTTTTTCCAGAATGAACGAAATGGATATAAGAGCTATATATCGTTATATCCATACAGTAGATGCAGTTAATAATAAAATATCGAAGGTTGTTTTTGCACCTGGAGAGAAATTCCCTGACTAGTAATACGAATTCTTAAACTAAAAGTCCAAAGACTATTATAGCTTTTAGAATGGTGACGCCGAACTACAGCCCGAAAGCCCCGCTTAATCCCGATAATTATCGGGATTAAGCGGGGGGGTAGTCTCTTTCTTTTGGACTATTATATATTGAGTTTCGGTATAATTTCTTCGCCAAATCATTTGCAATCTCAATAGTTTCAGCAAATGTTCTTCATTGTGCTACCAAGCCTTGAATGCTATCGCAAGTTGCTAGATAATATCCTTCAGGTAGTTTTTCTATATGCAAGTTGATTATTTTTTCCATCTGCTATTTTAATTTAAATGTTATAAATTTAATAGATTTAGATCCTGAAAAAGTTTGAAAGATGAAAGTGGAAATCCTATTCCCCCTTCAACCACTTGCCCAACCACTCAAAATATACTCGTTGCCATAATATACTATTTTGTGGTTTACTTACCCAATGGTTCTCATCGGGGAAGTAAAGGAAACGACTAGGTATATTGCGGCTTTGGGCTGCAGTAAATGCTTCCATTCCTTGGCCAATGGGTACACGAAAATCTTTTTCATTATGTATGATAAGAATAGGAGCATCCCAGTTTTTTACAAAGTTGTGTGGTGAAAACTTATTATAGTTTTGTGGATTGTCCCAGTACGAACCTTTTTGGTCGTTTTTGGCAAAGAACATTTCCTCCGTAGTGCCATACCAACTTTCCATATTGAACATACCGCAATGCGATATAAAACATTTGAAACGTTTGTTATGATGACCTGCCAACCAATAAGCACTATAACCACCAAAGCTTGCACCTACGCATCCGAGGCGGTCTTTATCTACATATTTCTCTTTACTTAAAGTATCAATTGCTGAGAGATAATCATTCATACATTGGCCACCATAATCACCAATTATTTGGTCGTTCCATTCTTTGCCAAAGCCTTGCAGTCCGCGGCGATTGGGTGCTACTATAATATATCCATTAGATGCCATAATCTGGAAATTCCAACGGTAACTAAAAAACTGCGATAAGGGGCTTTGGGGGCCGCCTTGGCAGTATAATAATGTAGGATATTTTTTTGCTTTGTCAAAATCGGGAGGATATATAACCCAGGTTAATATATTTTTCCCATCGGTGGCTTTTACCCATCGTTTTTCTATTTTGCCCAATTTTTGTTTGCCCCATAACTCATCGTTTACATGCGATACACGGGCTTCTTCGCCTTTGTCGATAGTAATAGTATATAACTCCGTGGGCATACTCATACTTTGTTTACTACCCACTAATGTTTTTTCATCTTGCCATTCTACGCTTAAATAATCGTGATCGCCCTTGGTGATTTGTTTAATTTTTTTCTTTTTGAATTCGTAACTATATATTTGTTTGGTGCCTTCAGTAATAGCTATAAAATATATATGTTGTCCATTAGGGGCTATGCAAAAATTATCTACGCTTCTATCTAATGTTGCTGTGATTTCATATTTATCTTTCTTATCAAAATCGTAGCACATCAAGCGGTTCTTGTCGCTCTCGTAACCTGGAGTTTCCATGCTCAACCAAAATAGTTTTTTACCATCGCTGCTGTATTGTGGGTCTTGGTCGTAGCCTGTCATACCATCGGTAAGGTTACTCGTAACTTTGGTATCCATATCGAAACGGAAAAGATCGCTATTGGTGGAGTGGGCATACTCAGTTCCTGAATTTTTTTTGCAGGTATATATAATATTTTTCCCATCGGGACTCCAACATATTTGCTCCTCGCCACCCATGGGCTGCACAGGGCTTTCGAAGCGTTGGTCTTTCATAATATCATAAGGAGTTCCCGTAATGAGTCCACTA contains:
- a CDS encoding c-type cytochrome translates to MKKIILRIVAVLGVIIIGLVVFIFASWDKKFDAPFPDIKASKDSAVIARGRYLAFGPAHCGTCHVPMEKYKDVENGEQIPLSGGWELSIPPGTFRAPNLTPDMETGIGKFSDGEIARALRHSVKHDGSIMFPFMPFQDISDDDLTAIVSFLKSQPAVKNELKKSELTFLGKAIMAFGGITPTPPMGTPPKSVVIDTSKEYGSYLANSVANCVGCHTERDLKTGKFTGRPFAGGLRLPPDPYSEGYSFMTPNITPDKETSIMAAWDEQGFVDRFKTGGRIRKGSPMPWGAFSRMNEMDIRAIYRYIHTVDAVNNKISKVVFAPGEKFPD
- a CDS encoding S9 family peptidase codes for the protein MKLSRIVFFFCFCYQFTNAQNMITPETLWKLGRVNEPRLSPDKKMLLYAVKRYDVKLNKGANTLYKIGFSATSTPKVMADSTYNVSSAKYTPDGKRIGFISSKSGKAQVWEMKTDGSNRRQVTNYEDDVNGFSYSPDGKHLMLIMEVKLDQTINEQYPDLPNVKAKIIDALAYRHWDHWEDESYSHVFYVKYDSGLITGTPYDIMKDQRFESPVQPMGGEEQICWSPDGKNIIYTCKKNSGTEYAHSTNSDLFRFDMDTKVTSNLTDGMTGYDQDPQYSSDGKKLFWLSMETPGYESDKNRLMCYDFDKKDKYEITATLDRSVDNFCIAPNGQHIYFIAITEGTKQIYSYEFKKKKIKQITKGDHDYLSVEWQDEKTLVGSKQSMSMPTELYTITIDKGEEARVSHVNDELWGKQKLGKIEKRWVKATDGKNILTWVIYPPDFDKAKKYPTLLYCQGGPQSPLSQFFSYRWNFQIMASNGYIIVAPNRRGLQGFGKEWNDQIIGDYGGQCMNDYLSAIDTLSKEKYVDKDRLGCVGASFGGYSAYWLAGHHNKRFKCFISHCGMFNMESWYGTTEEMFFAKNDQKGSYWDNPQNYNKFSPHNFVKNWDAPILIIHNEKDFRVPIGQGMEAFTAAQSRNIPSRFLYFPDENHWVSKPQNSILWQRVYFEWLGKWLKGE